One stretch of Actinomycetota bacterium DNA includes these proteins:
- the metG gene encoding methionine--tRNA ligase, with amino-acid sequence MDVLIGVAWPYASGPRHLGHLAGAYLPADVAARYHRLAGDRVLLVSGSDQHGTPITVAAERAGLSPAALANREHERIAAAFARAGISFDHYTRTATRGHHAVTQELFARLHERGLVAEATQPAAFCGREGRSLPDRYVEGTCPGCGAPGARGDQCDTCGRTLDPEELGAPRCRRCGGPAELRPLRQLFLRLDLLQPAVERYLDGHEASWRPFVGAEARGWLAAGLRPRAITRDLDWGVPVPLPGWGDRRLYVWFDAVIGYLSASVEWAGRRGDPDAWRRWWQGPESRHRYFVGKDNIWFHTVWWPAILLGAGQGLRPPDEVVANHHLLLSGAKLSASRGHAPTIDDGIDRVGLDPLRHALCALGPETADVELAWDKVDELTASGLLGAIAGPPHRVATLLWRRFGGKPDPAALAAATPERAEAAAALAEVGAAIDRAELRRALQAVHAVGRTVNRRLAATEPWRLPDPDAHRELTRLLPLLDALGVAAWPFVPTTAGRIRALLGRAPDPVRWELDGRPPLVPGPPAPPLRR; translated from the coding sequence ATGGACGTCCTGATCGGCGTCGCCTGGCCGTACGCGTCCGGGCCGCGCCACCTCGGCCACCTCGCCGGGGCCTACCTGCCCGCCGACGTCGCCGCCCGCTACCACCGCCTGGCCGGCGACCGCGTCCTGCTGGTCTCCGGGTCCGACCAGCACGGCACCCCGATCACGGTCGCGGCCGAGCGGGCCGGGCTGTCGCCGGCGGCCCTTGCCAACCGCGAGCACGAGCGCATCGCGGCCGCCTTCGCGCGCGCCGGCATCTCCTTCGACCACTACACCAGGACGGCGACCCGCGGGCACCACGCCGTCACCCAGGAGCTGTTCGCGCGCCTCCACGAGCGCGGGCTGGTCGCCGAGGCGACCCAGCCGGCCGCCTTCTGCGGCCGCGAGGGCCGCTCCCTGCCCGACCGCTATGTGGAGGGGACCTGCCCCGGCTGTGGCGCCCCCGGCGCCCGCGGCGACCAGTGCGACACCTGCGGCCGTACCCTCGACCCCGAGGAGCTGGGCGCGCCGCGCTGCCGGCGCTGCGGCGGGCCGGCCGAGCTGCGGCCCCTGCGCCAGCTCTTCCTCCGCCTGGACCTGCTCCAGCCGGCGGTCGAGCGCTACCTCGACGGCCACGAGGCGAGCTGGCGGCCGTTCGTTGGCGCCGAGGCCCGCGGCTGGCTGGCGGCCGGCCTGCGGCCGAGGGCGATCACCCGCGACCTGGACTGGGGCGTGCCCGTTCCCCTGCCCGGCTGGGGCGACCGCCGCCTGTACGTCTGGTTCGACGCCGTCATCGGCTACCTGTCGGCCTCGGTGGAGTGGGCCGGCCGGCGCGGCGACCCCGACGCCTGGCGGCGCTGGTGGCAGGGGCCCGAGTCCCGCCACCGCTACTTCGTCGGCAAGGACAACATCTGGTTCCACACCGTCTGGTGGCCGGCCATCCTGCTCGGCGCCGGCCAGGGCCTGCGCCCGCCCGACGAGGTGGTCGCCAACCACCATCTCCTCCTGTCAGGAGCCAAGCTGTCGGCCAGCCGGGGGCATGCCCCCACGATCGACGACGGGATCGACCGGGTGGGGCTCGACCCGTTGCGCCACGCCCTGTGCGCCCTTGGCCCGGAGACGGCCGACGTCGAGCTGGCCTGGGACAAAGTCGACGAGCTGACCGCCAGCGGCCTGCTCGGGGCGATCGCCGGCCCGCCCCACCGGGTGGCGACCCTGCTGTGGCGCCGCTTCGGTGGCAAGCCCGACCCGGCCGCCCTGGCCGCCGCCACCCCCGAGCGGGCCGAGGCCGCCGCCGCCCTGGCCGAGGTCGGCGCCGCCATCGACCGGGCCGAGCTGCGCCGCGCCCTCCAGGCCGTCCACGCCGTCGGCCGCACGGTCAACCGCCGCCTGGCCGCCACCGAGCCCTGGCGGCTCCCCGACCCCGACGCCCATCGCGAGCTCACCCGCCTCCTCCCCCTGCTGGACGCCCTGGGCGTGGCCGCCTGGCCGTTCGTCCCCACCACCGCCGGGCGGATCCGGGCGCTGCTCGGCCGCGCTCCCGACCCCGTCCGCTGGGAGCTGGACGGGCGGCCGCCGCTGGTCCCCGGCCCGCCGGCGCCGCCGCTGCGGCGCTGA
- a CDS encoding MarR family transcriptional regulator, translating to MAREIWELLLELSMSRMRARFLATVTDLGLSFPQAHALKVLRPGHPIPMRELADGLHCDPSNITGIVDRLGDRGLVERGSAPGDRRVKTLMLTEEGTALRMRLLDRLSEPPPGLGKLPVDEQRQLRDLLRRALLD from the coding sequence GTGGCAAGGGAGATCTGGGAGCTGCTGCTCGAGCTGTCGATGTCGCGGATGCGGGCGCGGTTCCTCGCCACCGTCACCGACCTCGGTCTCTCCTTCCCCCAGGCGCACGCCCTCAAGGTGCTGCGCCCCGGGCACCCGATCCCCATGCGGGAGCTGGCCGACGGCCTCCACTGCGATCCCTCGAACATCACCGGGATCGTCGACCGGCTGGGCGACCGGGGCCTGGTCGAGCGCGGGTCGGCGCCGGGCGACCGGCGGGTCAAGACCCTGATGCTCACCGAGGAGGGCACCGCCCTGCGAATGCGCCTGCTCGACCGGTTGTCCGAGCCACCACCGGGCCTGGGCAAGCTCCCGGTCGACGAGCAGCGCCAGCTGCGCGACCTCCTGCGCCGAGCCCTGCTCGACTGA
- a CDS encoding HU family DNA-binding protein has product MNRKELVDSIQKHTSVARADVDKVLGSLIQHTQVAVKKGERVALVGFGTFERQDRKARTARNPRSGAPVKVKATKVPRFRAGQGFKDVVAGKAAAPKLTPVKSTAKATTAKASSSRSTASRASTAKASTAKASTAKASTRAAASRTRAAKSSVKSTAKAGSRGKAKSGRKK; this is encoded by the coding sequence TTGAACCGCAAGGAACTCGTCGACTCGATCCAGAAGCACACGTCTGTGGCGCGTGCCGATGTCGACAAGGTGCTCGGCAGCCTGATCCAGCACACCCAGGTCGCCGTCAAGAAGGGCGAGCGCGTGGCGCTGGTCGGCTTCGGGACCTTCGAGCGGCAGGACCGCAAGGCCCGCACCGCCCGCAACCCGCGCAGCGGGGCGCCGGTGAAGGTGAAGGCCACCAAGGTCCCGCGGTTCCGGGCCGGGCAGGGCTTCAAGGACGTCGTTGCCGGCAAGGCGGCCGCGCCCAAGCTCACCCCGGTGAAGTCCACCGCCAAGGCGACCACCGCCAAGGCCAGCTCGTCCAGGTCCACCGCGTCGCGGGCCAGCACCGCCAAGGCCTCGACCGCGAAGGCCTCGACGGCCAAGGCCAGCACCAGGGCGGCCGCGTCGCGCACCAGGGCCGCCAAGAGCTCGGTGAAGAGCACCGCCAAGGCCGGCTCGCGCGGCAAGGCCAAGAGCGGCAGGAAGAAGTAG
- the cofC gene encoding 2-phospho-L-lactate guanylyltransferase: MPVPLIPVKALAEAKGRLAPEVGPLQRRLLAIAMFEDVVAALQSVRGLERPVVVSPDREVWRRADAMGCRVVEEPAGAGDLNGALAAAAATANGSGLLVVAADLPLASAAGLERVLAAATAPVAVVPSHDGGGTNVLAWRDPASFAPSFGPASAARHLAVPGAVRVDEPGLALDVDTADDLRLVAGRLDPASVTARRLRDLGVRGLT; this comes from the coding sequence ATGCCTGTTCCGCTGATTCCCGTGAAGGCCCTGGCCGAGGCCAAGGGCCGCCTCGCGCCCGAGGTCGGGCCGTTGCAGCGGCGGCTGCTGGCCATCGCCATGTTCGAGGACGTGGTCGCGGCCCTCCAGTCGGTCCGGGGGCTGGAGCGGCCGGTGGTGGTCTCCCCCGACCGTGAGGTGTGGCGGCGGGCCGATGCCATGGGCTGCCGGGTGGTCGAGGAGCCGGCGGGGGCCGGCGACCTGAACGGCGCCCTGGCCGCGGCGGCCGCCACCGCCAACGGGTCGGGGCTGCTGGTGGTGGCGGCCGACCTGCCGCTGGCCTCGGCGGCCGGGCTGGAGCGGGTGCTGGCGGCGGCGACGGCGCCGGTGGCGGTGGTCCCGAGCCACGACGGCGGCGGCACCAACGTGCTCGCCTGGCGCGACCCGGCGTCGTTCGCGCCCAGCTTCGGCCCGGCGTCGGCCGCCCGCCACCTGGCCGTGCCCGGGGCCGTCCGGGTCGACGAGCCGGGGCTGGCCCTTGACGTCGACACCGCCGACGACCTCCGCCTGGTCGCCGGCCGCCTCGACCCGGCCTCGGTGACCGCCCGCCGGCTCCGGGATCTTGGGGTTCGGGGGCTCACCTAG
- a CDS encoding lysophospholipid acyltransferase family protein, translated as MAGLRYPVYTLAKVVVPPVIRFWVRLDCQGLLNIPREGPVIIAANHISYFDPLCLGTFVDTAGRQVRFLAKSELYRNPLLGAVLRGAGQIPVYRETRDAHLALTDAVAAMREGAAVAIYPEGTTTRNADFSPMAAKNGVARLAALTGAPVVPVGQWGAHLLFTRGRLGPFRRGVRVVEKAGPPIDLGLEPDASLAEINLAKDKVMEAITGLVAEAREGWSPPAWYRPKAAGPT; from the coding sequence ATGGCCGGCCTCCGGTATCCCGTCTACACCCTGGCCAAGGTCGTCGTGCCGCCGGTGATCCGCTTCTGGGTCCGGCTCGACTGCCAGGGTCTGCTCAACATCCCCCGCGAAGGCCCGGTGATCATCGCCGCCAACCACATCTCCTACTTCGACCCGCTGTGCCTTGGGACCTTCGTCGACACGGCCGGGCGCCAGGTCCGCTTCCTGGCCAAGTCGGAGCTGTACCGCAACCCGCTGCTGGGGGCGGTCCTGCGCGGGGCCGGGCAGATCCCGGTGTACCGCGAGACCCGCGACGCCCACCTGGCCCTGACCGACGCCGTGGCGGCCATGCGGGAGGGGGCGGCGGTGGCCATCTACCCGGAGGGCACCACCACCCGCAACGCCGACTTCTCCCCGATGGCGGCCAAGAACGGGGTCGCGCGCCTGGCCGCCCTCACCGGGGCGCCGGTCGTGCCGGTCGGCCAGTGGGGCGCCCACCTGCTGTTCACCCGGGGCAGGCTGGGCCCGTTCCGGCGGGGCGTCCGGGTGGTCGAGAAGGCCGGGCCGCCGATCGACCTCGGCCTCGAGCCCGACGCCTCCCTGGCCGAGATCAACCTGGCCAAGGACAAGGTGATGGAGGCCATCACCGGCCTGGTCGCCGAGGCCCGGGAGGGCTGGAGCCCGCCCGCCTGGTACCGGCCCAAGGCGGCCGGCCCGACATGA
- a CDS encoding aminotransferase class I/II-fold pyridoxal phosphate-dependent enzyme, translating to MADGFATRSIHAGRLPLPAEPPLATPIWQTSTFVFDDAEHYAHTLRQPREGYVYTRYENPTTAALEATVADLEGAAEGLATASGMGAIATVLLSLAGTGDHVVAQRDLYGGTHSLLAHTAPRFGIEVSFVDAGDPGAVRAALRPTTRAIYAETVANPTMAVADLPALAEAAAQGGLPLVVDNTVATPYLCRPLEHGAAVVVHSATKYLGGHSDVVGGLALFAGPERHDAAWRTMIELGASPDPFAAWLTLRGVKTLALRMRAHGANARLLAELLDAHPKVTRVYWPGLPGHATAALAAKLLDGDPGMLSFDLAGGRDAGRRFIEATQVAKLAASLGSVETLVSHPASTTHRQFAPDALAAAGIGEGMVRVSVGLEDGADLAEDFTRALEVA from the coding sequence ATGGCTGACGGCTTCGCCACCCGATCGATCCACGCCGGCCGCCTGCCCCTGCCCGCCGAGCCGCCGCTGGCCACCCCGATCTGGCAGACCTCGACCTTCGTCTTCGACGACGCCGAGCACTACGCGCACACCCTCCGCCAGCCGCGGGAGGGCTACGTCTACACCCGCTACGAGAACCCGACCACGGCCGCCCTGGAGGCGACCGTGGCCGACCTGGAGGGCGCGGCCGAGGGCCTGGCCACCGCCTCGGGCATGGGCGCCATCGCCACCGTGCTGCTGTCGCTGGCCGGGACCGGCGACCACGTGGTCGCCCAGCGCGACCTCTACGGCGGGACCCACTCGCTGCTGGCCCACACCGCCCCCCGCTTCGGCATCGAGGTCAGCTTCGTCGACGCCGGCGACCCGGGGGCCGTCCGGGCCGCCCTGCGCCCCACCACCCGGGCCATCTACGCCGAGACGGTCGCCAACCCGACCATGGCCGTGGCCGACCTGCCCGCCCTGGCCGAGGCCGCCGCGCAGGGCGGGCTGCCCCTGGTGGTCGACAACACCGTGGCCACGCCGTACCTGTGCCGGCCGCTTGAGCACGGGGCGGCCGTGGTCGTCCACTCGGCCACCAAGTACCTGGGCGGCCACAGCGACGTGGTCGGCGGGCTCGCCCTGTTCGCCGGGCCGGAGCGGCACGACGCCGCCTGGCGGACCATGATCGAGCTCGGCGCCTCGCCCGACCCGTTCGCCGCCTGGCTGACCTTGCGCGGGGTCAAGACCCTGGCCCTGCGCATGCGCGCCCACGGCGCCAACGCCCGGCTGCTGGCCGAGCTCCTGGACGCCCATCCCAAGGTGACCCGCGTCTACTGGCCCGGCCTGCCCGGCCACGCCACCGCCGCCCTGGCCGCCAAGCTCCTGGACGGCGACCCGGGGATGCTCAGCTTCGACCTGGCCGGCGGCCGGGACGCCGGCCGGCGCTTCATCGAGGCGACCCAGGTGGCCAAGCTGGCCGCCTCCCTCGGCTCGGTGGAGACGCTGGTGTCCCATCCGGCGTCCACGACCCACCGCCAGTTCGCCCCCGACGCCCTGGCCGCGGCCGGCATCGGCGAGGGCATGGTGCGCGTCTCGGTCGGCCTGGAGGACGGGGCCGACCTGGCCGAGGACTTCACCCGAGCCCTGGAGGTGGCATAG
- a CDS encoding D-alanine--D-alanine ligase family protein, with product MARTRLAVLYGGRSAEHQVSVVSARSVMEALDPERFEVVPIAITRGGAWMLPERSPLELPAADGALPEVEAAGKELAVRPQQGVSGVDVVFPILHGPFGEDGTVQGLLELADLPYVGSGVLASALAMDKAMAKVVLAQAGLPQAPYLVVPERDWRADPGRVAAEVAGRLAYPVFTKPARLGSSIGISKVKTPDGLAAGLAAAFAHDPKALVEQGVAARELECGVLGNDAPEASVVGEVIPGHEFYDFEAKYLDESLKLEIPAQVSDAVRARVRELSLRAFQALDCEGFARVDFFYEEATGRVLLNEVNTIPGFTPKSMFPMLWAASGLAYPDLVARLVDLAVERHADRRR from the coding sequence ATGGCACGGACCCGCCTGGCCGTCCTGTACGGCGGCCGCTCGGCCGAGCACCAGGTGTCGGTGGTCTCGGCCCGCTCGGTCATGGAGGCACTCGACCCCGAGCGCTTCGAGGTCGTCCCGATCGCCATCACCCGCGGGGGCGCCTGGATGCTGCCCGAGCGGTCGCCCCTTGAGCTGCCCGCCGCCGACGGCGCCCTGCCCGAGGTGGAGGCGGCCGGGAAGGAGCTGGCCGTCCGGCCCCAGCAGGGCGTCAGCGGGGTCGACGTGGTCTTCCCGATCCTGCACGGCCCCTTCGGCGAGGACGGGACCGTCCAGGGCCTGCTCGAGCTGGCCGACCTGCCGTACGTGGGCAGCGGGGTGCTCGCCTCGGCCCTGGCCATGGACAAGGCCATGGCCAAGGTGGTGCTGGCCCAGGCCGGGCTGCCCCAGGCGCCGTACCTGGTCGTGCCCGAGCGGGACTGGCGGGCCGACCCGGGCAGGGTGGCGGCCGAGGTGGCCGGGCGCCTGGCCTACCCGGTGTTCACCAAGCCGGCCCGGCTCGGCTCCTCGATCGGCATCTCCAAGGTCAAGACCCCGGACGGCCTGGCCGCGGGCCTGGCCGCCGCCTTCGCCCACGACCCCAAGGCCCTGGTCGAGCAGGGCGTCGCCGCCCGCGAGCTGGAGTGCGGGGTGCTGGGCAACGACGCCCCCGAGGCCAGCGTGGTCGGCGAGGTCATCCCCGGCCACGAGTTCTACGACTTCGAGGCCAAGTACCTGGACGAGTCGTTGAAGCTGGAGATCCCCGCCCAGGTTTCCGACGCCGTCCGGGCCCGGGTGCGCGAGCTGTCGCTGCGCGCGTTCCAGGCGCTGGACTGCGAGGGCTTCGCCCGGGTCGACTTCTTCTACGAGGAGGCGACCGGCCGGGTCCTGCTCAACGAGGTCAACACCATCCCCGGGTTCACGCCCAAGAGCATGTTCCCGATGCTCTGGGCCGCCTCCGGCCTCGCCTACCCCGACCTGGTCGCCCGCCTGGTCGACCTGGCCGTCGAGCGTCACGCCGACCGCAGGCGCTGA